A stretch of the Ammoniphilus sp. CFH 90114 genome encodes the following:
- a CDS encoding Gfo/Idh/MocA family protein: MVRFGVIGTNWISEHFIQAARDIDEFSLTAVYSRTKQRAMEFGALNNIPHTFTDVKELAKSNVIDAVYIASPNSFHMNHALQCMEQGKHVLCEKPLASNTLEVKQMIKSAQDNGVMLMEAVKSSFLPSFQAIQENLHKIGKVRRIVANYCQYSSRYDAYKQGHILNAFNPEFSNGSLMDIGIYCIYPTVILFGKPESIQASSVMLDSGVDGSGSILLKYEEMDAVIMYSKISDSYLPSEIQGENGCIIIDKINQPRKVEIRYRDGRIEDISQPQVDKSMYYEVKAFINLVKKGQLESSLNSHQRSITVMEIMDEVRTQIGLVYPADK; encoded by the coding sequence ATGGTACGATTTGGCGTGATAGGAACCAATTGGATTTCAGAGCACTTTATTCAAGCAGCTAGGGATATTGATGAATTTTCTTTAACGGCCGTATATTCCCGAACAAAACAACGCGCAATGGAATTTGGAGCATTAAACAATATTCCACATACTTTTACGGATGTGAAAGAACTAGCGAAATCCAATGTTATAGATGCTGTTTACATTGCAAGCCCCAATTCATTTCATATGAACCATGCTCTACAATGCATGGAGCAAGGAAAGCACGTCCTATGTGAAAAGCCTCTTGCATCTAATACACTCGAAGTCAAACAGATGATAAAATCGGCACAAGACAACGGTGTCATGCTAATGGAAGCAGTGAAATCCAGCTTCTTACCGAGCTTCCAAGCTATTCAAGAAAACTTGCATAAGATTGGAAAAGTACGGAGGATCGTAGCTAATTACTGTCAATATTCTTCTCGATATGATGCTTATAAACAGGGGCATATCTTAAACGCGTTCAATCCAGAATTTTCGAATGGCTCTTTAATGGATATTGGAATCTATTGTATTTATCCTACTGTCATTTTGTTCGGGAAACCAGAGAGTATACAAGCCAGCAGCGTAATGTTAGATTCAGGCGTGGATGGTTCAGGCAGTATCCTATTAAAGTACGAGGAGATGGATGCGGTAATCATGTATTCCAAGATTTCTGACTCTTATCTCCCCTCGGAGATTCAAGGGGAAAATGGATGTATAATCATTGATAAAATCAATCAGCCAAGAAAAGTGGAAATACGATATCGAGATGGTCGTATCGAAGATATCTCACAACCTCAAGTGGATAAGAGTATGTATTATGAAGTGAAGGCTTTTATAAACCTTGTGAAAAAAGGCCAACTAGAATCAAGTTTGAATTCACATCAACGTTCGATAACAGTAATGGAGATCATGGATGAAGTCAGGACCCAAATAGGATTGGTGTACCCTGCAGATAAATAA
- a CDS encoding phosphodiester glycosidase family protein, producing the protein MELSRVDRRKNRKKRKRIIRITLMVSCLIIGLVGFTATYEFRLWLAGSLLVTQHHHWAKYTLVGEKKLNELRKELATPEIVNSGLLTISDRVVEASEKKEETEKKELLQVIPIEKKMSNYHYFKGYLLKVSDPNRIHLVETSGERRSGKGLPRGEFISEFVERKQALAGVNASGFYDPNWMGYGEKPSGLVISDGKIIQSNLGGGESAVALTYDGKLITGNYTAKQLVSEMNVRDAVSFKPQLIVNGKNLFTGKEATSWGIAPRTAMGQTADGTILFVVIDGRRPTHSLGASMTDMAMLMEEYGAINAMALDGGTSSMLVTRDPDTTELKILTTAPNDDERGRWLPNAWLIY; encoded by the coding sequence ATGGAGTTGTCAAGAGTTGATCGAAGGAAAAATAGAAAAAAACGAAAAAGGATAATACGTATCACTTTAATGGTTAGTTGCCTCATAATCGGCTTAGTGGGGTTTACAGCGACTTATGAATTCAGACTTTGGTTGGCTGGTAGTTTACTTGTAACCCAACATCATCATTGGGCGAAATATACATTAGTTGGCGAGAAGAAGCTTAATGAACTTCGAAAGGAGCTAGCAACCCCTGAAATCGTAAATAGCGGCCTTTTGACGATTTCGGATCGAGTAGTCGAAGCTTCTGAGAAAAAGGAAGAAACAGAAAAAAAAGAACTTCTGCAAGTTATCCCTATTGAAAAGAAAATGAGCAATTATCATTACTTTAAAGGATATTTATTAAAGGTAAGCGATCCAAACCGAATTCATTTAGTAGAGACATCCGGTGAGCGACGCTCTGGAAAGGGCCTGCCACGAGGAGAATTCATCTCTGAGTTTGTCGAGCGCAAGCAAGCTCTAGCTGGAGTGAACGCTAGTGGTTTTTATGATCCCAATTGGATGGGCTATGGAGAAAAACCATCAGGACTGGTGATATCAGACGGAAAGATCATCCAGAGTAATCTTGGTGGAGGGGAAAGTGCAGTTGCTCTTACTTACGACGGAAAACTAATTACAGGAAACTATACAGCTAAACAATTAGTAAGTGAAATGAATGTAAGAGATGCTGTCTCCTTTAAGCCTCAGTTGATCGTAAATGGAAAAAATTTATTTACAGGAAAAGAGGCAACAAGCTGGGGGATCGCGCCGAGAACGGCTATGGGTCAAACTGCAGACGGCACTATTCTATTTGTTGTCATCGATGGTCGCAGACCAACACATAGTCTAGGGGCATCTATGACTGACATGGCTATGTTAATGGAAGAATACGGGGCCATTAATGCAATGGCATTAGATGGGGGCACTTCTTCCATGCTGGTCACTCGTGATCCTGATACAACGGAATTAAAAATCCTGACAACAGCACCTAACGATGATGAAAGAGGTCGATGGTTACCTAACGCTTGGTTAATTTATTAG
- a CDS encoding DUF2157 domain-containing protein → MEKSIITHEQYEEIIKLYPESPRRISQILPILASILIGLSLLTFVASNWDGIPQITRLAILTVTMISFYTSGYTLYKKGHQWLGQGLLSLGVVSFGASMILVGQMFHLVAYDARVFVLWALAGLGLLYLYRKPVFFLLASVLIFSGQIYSFSSFSTISWTLLLLTGIGLGKFAYQDVNPLSGWVLSILLHIQAVLLIISRDIAWSWVAFVPLGLYAIGMFLRRKPIAQGFLVLPTIFSFFFSMLMVFIHEHVYDSAEFITSPFAYFIGFIAVLLVVLWQGHGNKGKWLPLILFLPFFFLTHGDVAYLISMFVFSAILIFYGDHQYDAVTARIGVFLFMLSSFIGYIQLAWDFLDKSFFFLIGGLLLFSIHWILKKRRLWMTKGEDKDK, encoded by the coding sequence GTGGAGAAAAGCATCATTACCCATGAACAGTATGAGGAGATTATAAAACTTTACCCTGAATCGCCTCGACGTATTTCACAGATCTTGCCTATATTGGCTTCCATTTTAATCGGATTAAGTTTACTGACTTTTGTTGCGTCCAATTGGGATGGGATACCTCAAATTACACGGCTAGCTATTCTGACAGTAACTATGATTAGCTTCTATACATCTGGATATACACTTTACAAAAAGGGACATCAGTGGCTTGGCCAAGGTCTCTTAAGTTTAGGAGTCGTTTCGTTTGGGGCCAGTATGATACTTGTTGGGCAGATGTTTCACTTAGTTGCCTATGATGCCCGTGTGTTTGTATTATGGGCGTTGGCAGGATTAGGCCTATTATATCTATATCGAAAGCCTGTCTTTTTCTTGTTGGCAAGTGTCCTGATCTTTTCAGGACAGATTTATTCTTTTTCTTCTTTCAGTACCATCAGTTGGACGCTTCTACTATTAACCGGTATTGGATTGGGCAAATTTGCTTATCAGGATGTGAATCCCTTATCAGGATGGGTGCTTTCCATTCTACTCCATATTCAAGCTGTGCTGCTTATCATCAGTAGAGATATAGCATGGTCTTGGGTAGCATTTGTCCCACTTGGGTTATATGCCATAGGTATGTTCCTCAGAAGAAAACCTATAGCTCAAGGATTTCTCGTGTTGCCAACCATCTTTAGTTTCTTTTTTTCTATGTTAATGGTTTTTATTCATGAACACGTCTATGATAGTGCTGAATTCATTACGAGTCCATTCGCTTACTTCATAGGGTTCATCGCTGTTTTGCTCGTGGTTCTTTGGCAGGGTCATGGTAATAAAGGAAAATGGCTTCCATTAATCTTATTTCTGCCGTTCTTTTTCTTGACGCACGGAGATGTAGCCTATCTTATTAGCATGTTTGTTTTTTCAGCTATCCTCATTTTCTATGGGGACCATCAATACGATGCCGTAACAGCAAGAATTGGTGTGTTTTTATTTATGCTAAGCAGCTTTATTGGTTATATTCAATTAGCATGGGATTTCCTAGATAAGTCATTCTTTTTTCTCATTGGTGGATTACTGTTATTCTCCATCCACTGGATCCTTAAGAAACGGCGTCTTTGGATGACGAAAGGGGAGGACAAAGACAAATGA
- a CDS encoding DUF441 domain-containing protein, translated as MNGELLLVLLIITGLFSKSSIIAIAASFLLVMKLCSLDRFFPTVERRGLELGILFLTLVILVPFANGKINLTDIYPLFLSTYGWLAFLGGALAVYLNRYGLRILQNQPEFLVGLVIGSILGIVFLGGIPVGPLTAAGVTAILSFFYRLGTK; from the coding sequence ATGAACGGAGAACTGTTACTGGTATTGTTAATCATTACGGGCTTATTTTCCAAGTCTAGTATTATTGCCATTGCAGCAAGTTTTCTTCTTGTAATGAAATTATGTTCACTAGATAGGTTTTTTCCTACTGTGGAACGCAGAGGACTCGAATTGGGTATTCTTTTTTTAACATTGGTCATCCTTGTACCTTTTGCTAACGGAAAAATTAATCTTACAGACATCTATCCCTTATTTTTGTCAACTTATGGTTGGCTGGCTTTTTTAGGTGGAGCCCTAGCTGTTTACTTAAATCGGTATGGGTTAAGAATCTTGCAAAATCAACCTGAATTTCTTGTCGGTTTAGTAATCGGATCTATCCTAGGGATCGTATTTCTTGGTGGAATACCTGTGGGTCCCTTAACAGCGGCTGGAGTAACTGCGATACTAAGCTTTTTTTACCGTTTGGGTACAAAATAA
- a CDS encoding thiol-disulfide oxidoreductase DCC family protein produces MSERYNAIILFDGVCNFCNFWVNQLIALDYKGVFKFASLQSHVGESLIKHYNLSENLDSVILIHKNRSYKTSTAILNILRLLGGSWRLLYFLIIVPSPLRDGVYKWVAKNRYSFFGKSDTCVLPTPEIRRRFIEDINKLKELGINIDT; encoded by the coding sequence ATGAGTGAACGATACAATGCCATTATTCTATTTGATGGAGTCTGCAATTTCTGCAACTTTTGGGTGAATCAACTTATCGCGTTAGATTACAAAGGAGTATTTAAGTTTGCGTCATTACAATCCCATGTGGGTGAAAGCCTTATTAAACATTATAATCTATCGGAGAATTTAGACTCAGTTATTTTGATTCATAAAAATAGGAGTTACAAGACTTCTACAGCTATTCTAAACATTTTAAGATTGTTGGGTGGATCGTGGCGTTTACTCTATTTCCTTATAATCGTACCAAGCCCCTTAAGGGATGGGGTTTATAAATGGGTAGCGAAAAATCGATATTCTTTCTTTGGAAAGTCGGATACTTGTGTCCTGCCTACACCAGAAATTAGAAGAAGATTTATTGAAGATATCAACAAGTTAAAGGAACTAGGCATAAACATAGACACCTAA
- a CDS encoding GDYXXLXY domain-containing protein, which translates to MRKFIIFLFIQVFILVYIAISHYSVEWYGDEVRLKTAPVDPRDIFYGDYVILNYDISELNIDKFVGDKQPERGDTIYVVLRKEGEYHDVISAHLGKPSTSAEERVLKGRVEYVTRHWDPTNRENQEIQYIRVVYGFERYYVSEGTGKELEDRRGQFDVVVKVTPWGQSLTEIHFIANGVITQWEVQEKVYEYYSRQGKAVHITNSQLTAEDVKHNRPVWLVEMINYPEKGNEQLAKTMIIVVDAITGDILEEKAK; encoded by the coding sequence ATGAGAAAGTTTATCATATTCTTATTTATACAAGTATTCATTTTAGTATATATAGCTATATCCCATTACTCTGTTGAATGGTATGGAGATGAAGTAAGGTTAAAAACAGCTCCTGTAGATCCAAGAGACATTTTTTATGGAGATTATGTGATCTTAAACTATGATATAAGCGAATTAAATATCGATAAATTTGTTGGTGATAAGCAACCAGAACGAGGAGATACCATCTATGTAGTACTTAGGAAAGAAGGAGAGTATCATGATGTCATATCAGCTCATCTAGGTAAACCTAGTACTTCAGCTGAAGAGCGAGTTTTAAAGGGGAGAGTAGAGTATGTTACTCGCCATTGGGATCCAACGAATCGGGAAAATCAAGAAATTCAATACATCAGAGTGGTTTATGGTTTCGAGCGATATTATGTTTCAGAAGGTACCGGAAAAGAGCTTGAGGATCGAAGGGGCCAGTTTGATGTCGTTGTGAAGGTTACCCCTTGGGGCCAAAGTTTAACCGAGATTCATTTTATCGCCAATGGGGTAATTACTCAATGGGAGGTACAAGAGAAAGTATACGAGTACTATAGTAGACAGGGCAAGGCTGTTCACATTACCAATTCCCAATTGACTGCAGAAGATGTAAAACATAATCGACCTGTATGGCTCGTAGAGATGATAAACTATCCGGAAAAAGGAAATGAACAACTTGCAAAAACCATGATTATTGTAGTGGATGCAATCACTGGCGACATCCTTGAAGAGAAGGCAAAGTAG
- a CDS encoding rod shape-determining protein gives MFNWFDHKLGIDLGTSNIRIYQKGRGIVLNEPSVVVQRKDNGSTEAVGKDAKEMIGRMPTHLDILHPIEDGVIANYDVTTLMLKYFLREIRGGQRWLKGTHVAVSVPTGITEVKKRAIQDAVQQAGASKITLIEEPLAAAMGANLAVNEPCGHLVVNIGGATTQAAIISLGGIVISNSIPKGGMTVDRSIVEWMKKRHGLAIGLPTAEDLKIQLGLAVMTGAEEYIEVKGRNLAHGLPQKINLQSMELQSLFDEYIHSIVEVIRLTIEKCPPELAGDVMQCGIVLCGGGALVGGLEHRLQAELGIPVCIAENPEQCVVLGTGKLLYSLPEKGFFKKNQVSNTTKDRNTIADQLGESAG, from the coding sequence ATGTTCAATTGGTTTGACCACAAGCTTGGTATCGACTTAGGTACTTCAAATATACGAATCTATCAGAAAGGAAGAGGAATTGTACTAAACGAACCATCTGTTGTTGTTCAACGGAAGGATAATGGAAGTACCGAAGCAGTTGGAAAAGACGCAAAGGAAATGATTGGCCGCATGCCTACTCATCTAGATATCTTGCACCCAATAGAAGACGGGGTTATTGCAAATTATGATGTGACAACTCTCATGCTCAAGTATTTTCTAAGAGAGATAAGAGGTGGACAGAGGTGGCTTAAGGGAACTCATGTTGCTGTATCTGTACCAACTGGTATCACAGAGGTAAAAAAAAGAGCCATACAGGATGCCGTGCAGCAAGCCGGAGCGTCCAAGATCACTTTAATTGAAGAACCACTTGCCGCGGCGATGGGGGCTAACCTAGCAGTAAATGAACCTTGCGGTCATCTTGTGGTAAATATCGGGGGAGCAACAACACAAGCTGCAATTATTTCCCTAGGTGGGATCGTAATTAGCAATTCTATCCCGAAAGGTGGTATGACGGTCGATCGTTCCATCGTAGAGTGGATGAAGAAAAGGCACGGATTGGCTATTGGGCTCCCTACCGCTGAAGATCTGAAAATACAGCTAGGCTTAGCTGTTATGACGGGGGCGGAAGAATATATTGAGGTAAAAGGCCGCAACCTGGCCCATGGATTACCGCAGAAGATAAACCTTCAAAGCATGGAACTTCAATCTTTATTTGATGAATATATTCATTCCATTGTTGAAGTTATCCGACTTACAATAGAAAAATGTCCGCCTGAACTTGCTGGGGACGTGATGCAATGTGGGATTGTTTTATGTGGAGGTGGGGCATTGGTTGGTGGCCTTGAGCATCGTCTGCAAGCAGAATTAGGTATTCCTGTTTGTATAGCTGAGAATCCTGAGCAATGTGTAGTCCTTGGTACAGGCAAACTTCTATATTCACTACCTGAAAAAGGCTTCTTTAAAAAGAACCAAGTCAGTAATACAACAAAAGATAGAAACACAATTGCTGATCAACTAGGAGAAAGTGCAGGTTAA